TGATTCACTATTGCCAGAGACCTTCGATCAATCTACCTGAATACACTGGTTTAATCTCAGAACCAGATGTTCAACATCTGCTCCCATTAGCCCGGCAGCCTCTTTGATAGATACCAGCTTGGCAGCATGTCGCATTACCGGTGATTCAAGATCTGTAAATCCCACATCATGAAATAAACGAACCGTTTCAGGAAATAGGTCAATAACCCTTTCAAGTTTCCACTCTTCTGTAATTTCCATATATATCACCTACGTTTCGATAGGGACAGTATCCAATTCTCCCCATTCAGCCCAAGAAGCATCGTATACGCGTAAATGTTGATATCCTAACAACCTCAAAATCGCATAACTATGGCTGGCACGCAGGCCCATCCAGCAGTATGCAACAACCTCTTTACTGGCATCTATCC
This genomic interval from Methanosarcinales archaeon contains the following:
- a CDS encoding DUF1858 domain-containing protein, which encodes MEITEEWKLERVIDLFPETVRLFHDVGFTDLESPVMRHAAKLVSIKEAAGLMGADVEHLVLRLNQCIQVD